In a genomic window of Flavobacterium sp. KACC 22761:
- a CDS encoding SusC/RagA family TonB-linked outer membrane protein, whose translation MRQKFTRVIVLFFILMMQLSFAQEKNIRGTITDNAGIPLPGVSILVKGTKLGTQTDFDGKYVIKAAPNQILVFTYIGMKTQEIAASSPVINVKMIDASVELEGVVVTTAMGIKREKKSLGYATQQISGTDLDGGAGNANVSNLLSGKAAGVEVSRNTNFGGSTNVVIRGNKSLTGNNQALWVIDGVPIDNTNNNTPTQTSGRGGYDYGNSVSDINQEDIESINILKGAAATALYGSRAANGVVMVTTKKGRKEDKNVGFTFSSNFTVGTVDKSTFPTYQDKYGSGYGIGSSFLDPDSKIPTVDTSNDASYGDAFTGQPVYQWDAFTPYSKNYNTATPWQATKNGPITFFKTAKTTTNSLSIEKATEKSSLSLSYVNTLQSGILPNSELKKNQLSARFSQNITDKLTANAYAAVTLQNTIGRNSTGYNDNIVGNFRQWWQTNVDLKELQNVYNASGGKNITWNWADPTSPEGLVPAYWDNPYFTRYQNYSSDSRTRLFSYASLNYKITDWLSALGRVSLDTYKELQEERRAVGSIASGFGLSPVDENSGYQRNDNNFQEVNYDFMLNFNKKFGEDISLTGILGANIRRDDKESVLSSTIGGLVTPGIYALSNSRYALPFPLEEKFTKQVNGIYAQASLGFKDTYFLDASIRRDESSTLPKGDNSYIYPAVSGSILFSNLMKKEWLNLGKFRMNYAEVGNDADALRLINTYVRSSNFDNQSMYTLPNTNKNPNLKPERTKSFEVGLETSMFDRRLGFDVTYYKTNSVDQIVSAAVSSVSGYTNAIVNGGNIENKGLEVQITGTPVKTKDFSWDVTLNWSNNRSKVVSLPGGIENLQLASFQGGVTTNATLNEAYGSIKGTDYVYTNGQPTVDQATGKYMITTTSDNTIGNVTPDWIGGLRNRLTYKNLSFSFLIDTQQGGDIFSLDMYYGLATGLYKETAVGDIREKGVVKAGVAPDGTPNKVISKDPGTYSNNYGYLAEPAKAFVYDASYVKLREVSISYHFPKRMFEGTFVNSATFSLLGSNLWIISKHLPYADPESGLSSGNSSRGYSIGSLPTTGDIGFNLTFKF comes from the coding sequence ATGAGACAAAAATTTACAAGAGTGATTGTACTGTTTTTTATTCTTATGATGCAATTGTCATTTGCTCAGGAAAAGAATATTAGAGGAACAATTACAGATAATGCAGGAATCCCTTTGCCGGGAGTAAGCATTTTAGTCAAAGGGACAAAATTAGGAACGCAGACTGATTTTGACGGAAAGTATGTAATTAAAGCTGCGCCAAATCAAATTTTGGTCTTTACTTACATCGGAATGAAAACACAAGAAATCGCAGCGAGTTCTCCGGTCATTAATGTAAAAATGATTGATGCTTCTGTCGAACTTGAAGGTGTAGTCGTAACTACAGCAATGGGAATTAAGAGAGAGAAAAAATCCTTAGGGTATGCAACACAACAAATCTCGGGGACAGATTTAGATGGAGGTGCAGGAAATGCAAATGTCTCTAATCTTTTATCAGGAAAAGCGGCTGGAGTTGAAGTTTCCAGAAATACAAATTTTGGAGGATCTACCAATGTTGTGATACGTGGAAATAAATCTCTTACTGGAAACAATCAAGCGCTTTGGGTAATTGATGGTGTGCCAATAGACAACACAAATAATAATACTCCTACTCAAACAAGTGGCCGTGGTGGTTATGATTATGGAAACAGTGTCTCTGATATAAATCAAGAAGACATTGAGAGTATTAATATTCTTAAAGGCGCGGCTGCAACAGCCTTATATGGTTCGAGAGCGGCAAATGGAGTTGTAATGGTTACAACAAAAAAAGGAAGAAAAGAAGATAAAAATGTAGGTTTCACTTTTTCGAGCAATTTTACAGTTGGTACAGTTGATAAATCTACGTTTCCTACGTATCAGGATAAATACGGTTCGGGATATGGAATTGGAAGTTCGTTTTTGGATCCTGACAGCAAAATTCCTACTGTAGACACCTCTAATGATGCTTCTTATGGTGATGCATTTACCGGGCAACCAGTATATCAATGGGATGCTTTTACTCCTTATTCAAAAAATTATAATACGGCCACACCTTGGCAAGCTACTAAAAATGGCCCAATTACTTTTTTCAAAACTGCGAAAACAACTACAAATAGTTTGTCTATTGAAAAAGCCACAGAAAAATCAAGCCTTTCATTGTCTTATGTGAATACACTTCAATCGGGTATTTTACCAAATAGTGAACTGAAAAAAAATCAGTTAAGTGCTAGATTCAGTCAAAATATTACAGATAAACTTACGGCAAATGCGTATGCCGCTGTGACTTTGCAAAATACTATTGGTAGAAACTCAACCGGATACAATGATAATATCGTTGGTAATTTTAGACAGTGGTGGCAAACTAATGTTGATTTAAAAGAATTGCAAAATGTTTACAATGCGTCAGGCGGTAAAAATATTACTTGGAATTGGGCTGATCCTACTTCACCCGAAGGATTAGTACCAGCGTATTGGGATAATCCATATTTTACCCGTTACCAAAATTATTCTTCAGACAGCAGAACACGCTTGTTTAGTTATGCATCTCTTAATTACAAAATAACAGATTGGTTAAGTGCTTTAGGACGAGTGTCATTAGATACTTATAAAGAACTTCAAGAAGAAAGAAGAGCGGTAGGTTCTATCGCTTCTGGATTTGGATTGTCTCCCGTTGATGAAAATTCTGGTTATCAAAGAAATGATAATAATTTTCAAGAAGTTAACTATGATTTCATGTTGAACTTCAATAAAAAATTTGGAGAAGATATTAGTTTGACGGGAATCTTGGGCGCGAATATAAGAAGAGATGACAAGGAAAGTGTGCTTTCATCAACAATCGGAGGATTAGTAACTCCAGGAATATATGCATTGTCAAATTCTAGATACGCTTTGCCTTTTCCATTAGAAGAGAAATTCACAAAACAAGTAAACGGAATTTATGCTCAAGCGTCTTTAGGATTTAAAGATACTTATTTTTTAGATGCTTCTATTAGACGAGATGAATCTTCGACACTTCCAAAAGGCGATAACTCATACATATATCCTGCTGTTTCGGGATCTATTTTGTTTTCTAATTTAATGAAAAAAGAGTGGTTGAATTTAGGGAAATTTAGAATGAATTATGCAGAGGTAGGAAATGATGCAGATGCTTTGCGACTTATCAATACTTATGTTAGAAGTTCAAATTTTGATAATCAATCCATGTACACTTTGCCAAACACCAACAAGAATCCAAATTTAAAACCAGAAAGAACCAAATCTTTTGAGGTAGGATTGGAAACAAGTATGTTTGACAGGCGTTTAGGATTTGATGTCACTTATTATAAAACAAATTCTGTAGATCAAATTGTTTCTGCTGCAGTTTCTTCTGTTTCCGGTTATACAAATGCAATAGTAAACGGAGGTAATATCGAAAATAAAGGGCTTGAGGTTCAAATCACAGGAACTCCTGTTAAAACAAAAGATTTTAGCTGGGACGTAACATTAAACTGGTCAAATAATAGAAGCAAAGTAGTTTCATTGCCAGGCGGTATTGAAAATTTGCAGTTAGCTAGTTTTCAAGGAGGTGTTACAACTAATGCAACTCTTAATGAAGCGTATGGAAGTATAAAAGGAACTGATTATGTTTACACCAATGGGCAACCAACGGTAGATCAAGCAACGGGTAAATATATGATTACCACAACATCTGACAATACAATTGGAAATGTTACTCCAGATTGGATCGGCGGATTAAGAAATCGTCTTACCTATAAAAATCTTTCGTTTAGTTTTTTAATTGATACACAACAAGGAGGAGATATTTTTTCTTTAGATATGTATTATGGTTTGGCTACAGGATTGTACAAAGAAACTGCTGTGGGCGATATTCGTGAAAAGGGAGTTGTAAAAGCGGGAGTTGCGCCAGATGGCACTCCAAATAAAGTGATTTCGAAAGATCCAGGAACTTATTCTAATAATTATGGATATTTAGCAGAGCCTGCGAAGGCATTTGTGTACGATGCTTCTTATGTAAAATTAAGAGAAGTTTCAATTTCGTATCATTTCCCTAAAAGAATGTTTGAAGGAACATTCGTTAATTCAGCAACTTTTAGTTTGTTGGGGTCTAATTTATGGATAATAAGCAAACATTTACCTTATGCTGATCCTGAGAGTGGATTGTCTTCTGGAAATAGTTCTAGAGGTTATTCTATTGGTTCATTGCCTACAACTGGAGATATAGGCTTCAATTTAACATTTAAATTTTAA
- the argS gene encoding arginine--tRNA ligase, translating to MSLSQILTPSIQKAIQALFDVSVDKIEFQTTRKEFEGDITMVIFPLLKVIKSNPAELGNKIGNYLVENVSEVARFNVVSGFLNIVISDSYYVNFFNGIKDQKQFGYVAPNPAEKAVMVEYSSPNTNKPLHLGHVRNNLLGYSVAEILKASGKKVYKTQIINDRGIHICKSMLAWEKFGNGETPETSGLKGDKLVGKYYVEFDKAYKTEINQLIETGKTEEEAKKQAPIIIEAQDMLKKWEAGDEKVIALWKKMNEWVYEGFATTYTNLGVNFDKYYYESNTYLLGKDVVQVGLDKGVFEKDPDGSVWIDLTDEGLDRKIVLRSDGTAVYMTQDIGTAIQRVKDMPDVGGMVYTVGNEQDYHFKVLFLILKKLGFDWASSLYHLSYGMVDLPSGKMKSREGTVVDADDLMQDMTDTAKQISEDLGKLDSYSADEKAKLYKTIGLGALKYYILKVDPKKRILFNPEESVDFAGNTGPFIQYTYARIQSIIRKADFDFSNKIEIEELHEKEKELVKQIELFPEVIQNAAQNHSPALIANYTYDLVKEYNSFYQSVHILGEVDFTKKIFRVQLSQKVAEVIKSAFQLLGIEVPERM from the coding sequence ATGTCATTATCACAAATTCTTACACCTTCTATACAAAAAGCAATACAGGCATTATTTGATGTTTCAGTTGATAAAATCGAATTTCAAACTACTAGAAAAGAGTTTGAAGGCGATATTACAATGGTGATTTTTCCATTGCTGAAAGTCATCAAAAGCAATCCGGCCGAATTAGGAAATAAAATAGGAAACTACCTTGTTGAAAATGTTTCTGAAGTAGCGCGCTTTAATGTAGTGTCGGGTTTTTTGAATATTGTAATTTCAGATAGTTATTATGTGAATTTCTTTAACGGAATTAAAGACCAAAAACAGTTTGGATATGTAGCGCCAAATCCAGCCGAAAAAGCGGTTATGGTAGAATATTCTTCTCCAAACACAAACAAACCTTTGCACTTAGGACACGTTCGTAACAATTTGTTGGGATATTCAGTTGCTGAAATTTTAAAAGCTTCAGGTAAAAAAGTGTACAAAACTCAAATCATCAACGATCGTGGAATCCATATTTGCAAATCGATGTTGGCATGGGAAAAATTCGGAAACGGAGAAACTCCTGAAACTTCAGGTTTAAAAGGTGATAAATTAGTTGGTAAATATTATGTGGAGTTTGATAAAGCCTACAAAACTGAAATCAATCAATTAATAGAAACAGGAAAAACCGAAGAAGAAGCAAAAAAACAAGCTCCTATTATTATTGAGGCGCAAGATATGCTTAAAAAGTGGGAAGCTGGAGATGAAAAAGTGATTGCACTTTGGAAAAAAATGAACGAATGGGTTTATGAAGGTTTCGCAACAACTTATACAAATCTTGGAGTTAATTTTGATAAATATTACTACGAAAGCAATACCTATTTATTAGGAAAAGATGTTGTTCAGGTAGGTTTAGATAAAGGTGTTTTTGAAAAAGATCCCGACGGTTCAGTTTGGATTGATTTGACAGATGAAGGACTTGATCGTAAAATTGTTTTGCGTTCTGACGGAACTGCAGTTTACATGACGCAGGATATTGGAACTGCCATTCAGCGTGTAAAAGATATGCCAGATGTTGGAGGAATGGTTTACACTGTAGGAAACGAGCAAGATTATCACTTCAAAGTTTTATTCTTGATCCTAAAAAAATTAGGTTTTGACTGGGCTTCTAGCCTATATCATTTATCGTACGGAATGGTTGATTTGCCATCTGGAAAAATGAAAAGCCGTGAAGGAACTGTTGTAGATGCCGATGATTTGATGCAGGATATGACTGATACTGCAAAACAAATCTCGGAAGATTTAGGAAAATTAGATAGTTATTCTGCCGATGAAAAAGCCAAATTATACAAAACGATTGGTCTTGGTGCTTTGAAATATTACATTTTAAAAGTTGATCCTAAAAAACGTATTTTATTCAATCCAGAAGAATCTGTTGATTTTGCTGGAAATACAGGGCCATTTATTCAATATACGTATGCGAGAATCCAATCTATAATCCGTAAAGCCGATTTTGATTTTTCTAATAAGATTGAAATTGAAGAACTTCACGAAAAAGAAAAAGAATTGGTAAAACAAATCGAGCTTTTTCCAGAAGTGATTCAGAATGCGGCTCAAAATCATAGCCCAGCATTAATTGCGAATTATACTTATGATTTGGTGAAAGAATACAATTCATTTTACCAGTCAGTACATATTTTAGGAGAAGTTGATTTCACTAAAAAGATTTTTAGAGTACAGCTTTCACAAAAAGTTGCCGAAGTTATTAAATCTGCTTTCCAATTATTAGGAATTGAAGTTCCGGAGCGAATGTAG
- a CDS encoding TonB-dependent receptor domain-containing protein, which produces MKLKIFLFALFSLVATAQAQNSGTVTGKIIEKSNSAPISYATVSIKDNGKVVSGVNTDDNGDFTIKNLALKSYTIEIQYIGFKKYVGSLILSENRKTATVNVSLEEEATQLKGVNIVAERSTIEQKIDRKVITVGKDLTTAGASASDIMSNIPSVNVDQDGKLSLRGNDNVRVLIDGRPSNIDPAQLLKQIPSTSIKKIELITNPSAKYNPEGMSGIINIVLHKSANTGFNGSYSGGITFGETAKYNQSLDLNYKTGKVNFFGNGGQNFGTYYNKGRIQRLDQDVEQNLKISNENDNYLYKLGMDYLIDDKNTLSFYTNQNKSTGNGNVITDIDYNNADPNIFNIYQDSHYKGPTKTGTYNLAYKHIFKKEGHTLDFEGNYSDTKADQNASFNTTTTRPNNTSNSVIYSDQIGDQRKLSTINVDYVNPLNDKTTLEAGAEARLTRTNNDYNTGNPLVPVDERVSNYTYDTDIYSAYVTFGQKFKKFSYQLGTRFESYKVQANLNHGQDKFNDDYITLYPSAYLTYNLNEKNVLQFSYSRRVDRPSIEQTKPIREFSTPLVTSYGNPELRPQFTNSVEVNYTKTLDKGSVTAGVFVRSINDQISRTLSPDPNDPSGYKQILSYTNYDHNSAYGFDVSLNYKLTKWWDIQPSIDFSSIKQQGVVFEFDPTTNTSAPLERSVTTTAFNARMNSNFKPTKRLSFLLFGFYRGPVEDVQQNRHEMYKMDIGSRYTLLDNKMNISVRFNDVFKTMKYAFDGIYPYPQTGQFSWESRTVYLGLTYNFGGGKIKNLQRKQREDNTNKGGGGMF; this is translated from the coding sequence ATGAAATTAAAAATTTTTCTGTTCGCATTATTCAGTTTAGTCGCAACAGCTCAGGCCCAGAATTCCGGGACGGTCACCGGAAAAATTATCGAGAAATCGAATAGCGCTCCTATTTCGTATGCAACGGTTTCTATCAAAGACAACGGAAAAGTAGTTTCTGGCGTTAATACAGATGATAATGGAGATTTTACGATCAAAAATTTAGCTTTAAAAAGCTATACTATCGAAATTCAATATATTGGTTTCAAAAAATATGTTGGTTCCTTAATTTTAAGCGAAAACAGAAAAACAGCAACTGTAAATGTTTCTCTTGAAGAAGAAGCAACGCAATTGAAAGGTGTAAATATTGTTGCTGAACGCTCGACTATTGAACAAAAAATTGACCGTAAAGTAATCACTGTTGGTAAAGATTTGACAACAGCTGGAGCATCTGCTTCTGATATTATGAGCAATATTCCTTCTGTTAATGTTGACCAAGACGGAAAACTTTCGCTTCGCGGCAATGATAATGTACGTGTGTTAATCGACGGACGTCCATCGAACATTGATCCAGCTCAATTATTGAAACAAATTCCATCAACTTCTATCAAAAAAATTGAGTTGATTACAAATCCAAGTGCTAAATACAATCCAGAAGGAATGTCTGGAATCATCAACATTGTATTGCATAAAAGTGCCAACACTGGTTTCAACGGAAGCTACAGTGGAGGTATAACTTTTGGAGAAACTGCAAAATACAATCAGTCGCTAGATTTGAACTACAAAACTGGAAAAGTAAACTTTTTTGGAAACGGAGGTCAAAACTTTGGTACGTATTACAATAAAGGAAGAATCCAAAGATTAGATCAAGATGTAGAGCAAAATTTGAAAATTTCTAACGAAAACGACAATTACCTGTACAAATTAGGAATGGATTATTTGATCGATGACAAAAACACTTTGTCATTCTACACGAATCAAAACAAATCTACTGGAAACGGAAATGTAATTACAGATATTGATTACAATAACGCTGATCCAAACATTTTTAATATTTACCAAGATTCACATTACAAAGGACCAACAAAAACGGGAACTTATAATTTAGCATACAAACATATTTTCAAAAAAGAAGGACATACTTTAGATTTTGAAGGGAACTATAGCGATACTAAAGCAGATCAAAATGCAAGTTTTAATACAACAACAACAAGACCTAATAACACTTCAAATAGTGTAATTTATAGCGACCAAATTGGCGATCAAAGAAAATTGAGCACAATAAACGTTGATTATGTAAATCCGTTGAACGACAAAACTACGCTTGAAGCTGGTGCCGAAGCTAGACTTACAAGAACAAACAACGATTACAACACTGGTAATCCACTAGTTCCTGTTGATGAAAGAGTTTCAAACTATACTTATGACACTGATATTTATTCAGCTTATGTGACTTTTGGCCAAAAATTCAAAAAGTTCAGTTACCAATTAGGGACTCGTTTTGAAAGCTATAAAGTTCAAGCTAATTTAAATCACGGTCAGGACAAATTCAATGATGATTATATTACCTTGTATCCATCAGCTTATTTGACGTATAATTTGAATGAGAAAAATGTTCTTCAATTTAGCTACAGCCGTCGTGTTGACCGTCCGAGTATTGAGCAGACAAAACCTATTCGTGAGTTCTCGACTCCGTTAGTAACTTCATACGGAAATCCTGAATTAAGACCTCAGTTTACAAATTCTGTTGAAGTAAATTATACTAAAACTCTTGATAAAGGAAGCGTGACAGCTGGTGTTTTTGTAAGAAGCATCAACGATCAAATTAGCCGAACTTTAAGTCCAGATCCAAATGATCCATCTGGATACAAACAAATTTTGAGTTATACAAACTACGACCACAACAGCGCTTATGGTTTTGATGTTTCGTTGAATTACAAGCTTACAAAATGGTGGGATATCCAACCATCTATTGATTTCTCAAGCATCAAACAGCAAGGTGTTGTATTTGAATTTGATCCTACAACAAACACAAGTGCACCTCTTGAGCGTAGTGTAACAACTACAGCATTCAACGCGCGTATGAACTCTAACTTTAAACCGACAAAACGTTTAAGCTTTTTGTTATTTGGTTTTTACAGAGGACCAGTTGAAGATGTGCAGCAAAACAGACACGAAATGTATAAAATGGACATTGGTTCACGTTATACATTATTAGACAACAAAATGAATATCAGCGTACGTTTTAATGATGTTTTCAAAACAATGAAATATGCTTTTGATGGAATTTATCCTTATCCACAAACAGGTCAGTTTTCTTGGGAAAGCAGAACAGTTTATTTAGGTTTGACTTACAACTTTGGAGGTGGAAAAATCAAAAACTTACAACGTAAACAAAGAGAAGATAACACTAATAAAGGTGGTGGCGGAATGTTTTAA
- a CDS encoding copper homeostasis protein CutC — translation MKKNQLEIACFNYESALIAQESGADRIELCENMKLGGTTPNSILVVKVRESVKIKMHVIIRPRGGDFVYSDEELTEMKQDIKQYKKLGVDGFVFGILKPNGKVNKKQNKELVHLAHPLSCTFHRAFDVVDSIEKGLEDVIGCGFQTILTSGTGKNVEEGIFDLEHIQKLAKDRIEIMPGGGLRSSNIKLLQDKLSPTFYHSSAITDNSEIANPEEIKELKNFL, via the coding sequence ATGAAAAAAAATCAACTAGAAATAGCGTGTTTCAATTATGAATCAGCATTGATTGCTCAGGAAAGCGGTGCGGACAGAATTGAACTCTGTGAAAACATGAAACTTGGAGGTACAACGCCCAATTCGATTTTAGTAGTGAAAGTCCGCGAAAGCGTAAAAATAAAAATGCATGTCATTATAAGGCCTCGTGGCGGTGATTTTGTTTATTCTGATGAAGAACTTACAGAAATGAAACAAGATATCAAGCAGTATAAAAAACTAGGAGTTGATGGTTTTGTTTTCGGAATTTTGAAACCAAACGGAAAAGTCAATAAAAAGCAAAATAAAGAATTGGTTCATTTAGCGCATCCGTTATCATGCACTTTCCATCGTGCTTTTGATGTTGTAGATTCTATTGAAAAAGGACTTGAAGATGTAATTGGATGTGGTTTTCAAACTATTTTGACTTCAGGAACAGGAAAAAATGTTGAAGAAGGAATTTTTGATTTAGAACATATTCAAAAATTAGCCAAAGACCGAATCGAAATCATGCCGGGAGGAGGTTTACGATCTTCAAATATTAAGTTATTGCAGGATAAATTAAGTCCAACGTTTTATCATTCATCTGCAATCACAGATAATTCTGAAATTGCAAATCCGGAAGAAATTAAAGAATTGAAGAATTTTTTATAA
- a CDS encoding GIY-YIG nuclease family protein — MKIYYVYILKCSDGSYYTGMTNDINRRLNEHNYGLNKESYTFNKRPLELVFCTEFNDVTQAIAFEKQVKGWSRKKKEAIIIDKWEDLKKLSQCLNKTTHENFNKKDV, encoded by the coding sequence ATGAAAATATATTATGTATACATTTTGAAATGTTCTGATGGAAGTTATTATACAGGAATGACGAATGATATAAATAGAAGATTAAATGAACATAATTATGGTTTAAACAAAGAAAGCTATACATTTAATAAAAGGCCTTTAGAGTTGGTATTTTGCACAGAGTTCAATGATGTAACGCAAGCCATCGCATTTGAAAAGCAAGTAAAAGGCTGGAGCAGAAAAAAGAAAGAGGCAATAATAATTGATAAATGGGAAGATTTGAAAAAACTTTCTCAATGTTTGAATAAAACAACTCATGAAAATTTTAATAAAAAGGATGTTTAG
- a CDS encoding beta-ketoacyl-ACP synthase III, translating to MYHSKIAGLGYYVPSNVVTNDDLSKIMDTNDEWIQERTGIQERRHIIRGEDTTTSMGVKAAKIAIERSGVAKEDIDFVVFATLSPDYYFPGPGVLVQRDLGLRTVGALDVRNQCSGFVYAISVADQYIKTGMYKNILVIGSEVHSTGLDMTTRGRGVSVIFGDGAGAAVLSREEDLTKGILSTHLHSEGQHAEELALQAPGMGARWVTDIIADNDPNDESYYPYMNGQFVFKNAVVRFAEVINEGLEANGLQVSDIDMLIPHQANLRISQFIQNKFKLSDDQAHNNIQKYGNTTAASIPIALTEAWEQGKIKSGDTVVLAAFGSGFTWASAIIKW from the coding sequence ATGTATCATTCAAAAATAGCAGGCTTAGGATATTATGTTCCTTCAAATGTTGTAACCAACGATGATTTGTCTAAGATTATGGATACTAACGACGAATGGATTCAGGAAAGAACTGGAATTCAGGAGCGCAGACATATCATTCGTGGAGAAGACACTACAACTTCAATGGGAGTAAAAGCAGCTAAAATTGCAATAGAACGTTCTGGCGTAGCCAAAGAAGATATTGATTTTGTAGTTTTTGCTACATTAAGTCCAGATTACTATTTTCCAGGACCTGGAGTTTTGGTTCAGAGAGATTTGGGATTGAGAACGGTTGGAGCTTTAGATGTTAGAAACCAATGTTCAGGTTTTGTTTATGCAATTTCTGTTGCTGATCAATATATTAAAACCGGAATGTATAAAAATATTTTGGTTATTGGTTCTGAAGTTCACTCTACAGGATTAGACATGACAACACGCGGGCGTGGTGTTTCGGTGATTTTTGGAGATGGTGCAGGAGCAGCGGTTTTAAGCCGTGAAGAAGATTTGACTAAAGGAATTTTGTCAACACACTTGCATTCAGAAGGACAACATGCTGAAGAATTGGCATTGCAAGCACCAGGAATGGGCGCGCGTTGGGTAACCGATATTATTGCAGATAATGACCCAAATGACGAAAGTTATTATCCTTATATGAATGGACAATTTGTGTTTAAAAACGCAGTTGTTCGTTTTGCCGAAGTAATCAACGAAGGCTTGGAGGCAAACGGTTTGCAAGTTTCAGATATTGATATGCTGATTCCGCATCAGGCGAATTTGAGAATTTCGCAATTCATTCAAAATAAATTCAAATTGTCTGACGATCAAGCTCACAATAATATTCAGAAATACGGTAATACAACTGCCGCTTCTATTCCAATCGCTTTGACAGAAGCTTGGGAACAAGGAAAAATAAAATCGGGCGACACTGTCGTTTTAGCTGCTTTTGGAAGTGGATTCACTTGGGCGAGTGCTATTATTAAATGGTAA